The nucleotide sequence TTTTAAAAATAGATTGAGTACAAAAAAACGCCTCGAAAATTTTTTTGAGGCGTTTAAATTTTACTTTTCAAATTCTTTTAAAGTGTTTGTAATAATGCGAACACAATCTAATAATTGTTCTTCGTTCATCACTAAAGGCGGAGCAAAACGAATAATATTTCCATGTGTAGGTTTTGCAAGCAATCCGTTATCGCGTAAACGCAAACAAATGTTCCAGGCAGTATCGCTGTCTTCTGAGTCGTTAATTAAAATGGCGTTTAATAAACCTTTACCACGAACCATTGAACAAATAGTAGAATTTTGAATGTACTCGTTCAATTTTTCTCTGAATAGTTTGCCTAATTTTTCTGCATTATCTGCAAGATTTTCATCAATCACAACATCTAAAGCAGCTATTGCCACAGCAGCCGCTAACGGGTTTCCTCCAAAGGTTGAGCCGTGTTGCCCAGGCTTAATAACATTCATAATATTATCATTTGCCAAAACTGCCGATACCGGATACATACCGCCCGAAAGTGCTTTTCCTAAGATCAATACATCAGGCTTAACGTTTTCGTGGTCAACAGCTAATAATTTACCTGTACGGGCAATTCCTGTTTGAACTTCATCAGCAATAAACAACACATTGTTTTCTTTACACAGTTGGTACGCTTCATTTAAATAGCCATTGTCAGGAACATACACTCCGGCTTCTCCCTGAATAGGTTCTACTAAAAATC is from Flavobacterium dauae and encodes:
- the rocD gene encoding ornithine--oxo-acid transaminase; protein product: MSSLLTSNDAIALEEKYGAHNYHPLPVVLTKGEGVFVWDVEGKKYYDFLSAYSAVNQGHCHPKLVKAITDQAQQLTLTSRAFYNDKLGIYEEKITKLFGFDKVLPMNSGAEAVETAIKLTRKWAYEVKNLPEEQAVIIVCENNFHGRTTTIISFSNDPDARKNYGPYTEGFVRIPYNNIQALKEVITGKNIAGFLVEPIQGEAGVYVPDNGYLNEAYQLCKENNVLFIADEVQTGIARTGKLLAVDHENVKPDVLILGKALSGGMYPVSAVLANDNIMNVIKPGQHGSTFGGNPLAAAVAIAALDVVIDENLADNAEKLGKLFREKLNEYIQNSTICSMVRGKGLLNAILINDSEDSDTAWNICLRLRDNGLLAKPTHGNIIRFAPPLVMNEEQLLDCVRIITNTLKEFEK